Proteins from one Drosophila gunungcola strain Sukarami chromosome 3R, Dgunungcola_SK_2, whole genome shotgun sequence genomic window:
- the LOC128252941 gene encoding uncharacterized protein LOC128252941 encodes MFPSCFSTSKTDAMENLTLQQLIDLQNIQKELNSNKDTYLKTYRQVLKKKCRIDLNNLVRADFDIVESELKVPSLPPLPVEEEKNASTFSNTVKDYDFTKYCLSLL; translated from the exons ATGTTTCCATCGTGTTTCTCCACCTCTAAAACAGACGCCATGGAAA ATTTAACGCTACAGCAATTAATTGATCTTCAGAATATACAGAAGGAGTTAAACAGCAACAAGGACACCTACTTAAAGACCTACCGTCAGGTCCTAAAAAAGAAATGTAGAATAGATCTAAACAATTTG GTTCGGGCTGACTTTGACATTGTGGAATCGGAGTTAAAAGTTCCATCATTACCGCCCCTGCCTGTCGAAGAAGAGAAAAACGCGTCCACG TTCAGCAACACGGTGAAAGACTACGACTTCACTAAGTATTGTTTGTCCTTGCTGTAG
- the LOC128252938 gene encoding uncharacterized protein LOC128252938 has product MEPQVTIHRYYSRQAKYSGSADADLELCIKHCGGDVVRIELVNRLHGIQLQRKIRRLLLLVFLAIAYFAGVCGFGSRNLGMLQPRILYPLVTCVSVAVLMIRATLNLVQAERLFYSWDMALQTETVRSFGRESVLCIQRGHIQDIVLNEVIEDLDVKYMLILRTKGSQFKTRPIVPLFNSQSPSFECLQHLYRVLHGYWLNTAKDRSEQSYSKDKQYLVKS; this is encoded by the exons ATGGAACCCCAAGTCACGATCCACAGATATTACAGCCGGCAAGCCAAGTACTCCGGATCCGCTGATGCGGACTTGGAACTCTGCATCAAGCACTGTGGCGGGGACGTGGTCAGAATCGAATTGGTGAACCGACTCCATGGAATCCAACTGCAGCGCAAAATACGccggttgctgctgctcgtgTTCTTGGCCATCGCCTATTTTGCCGGAGTATGTGGCTTTGGGAGCAGAAACCTCGGCATGCTGCAGCCCCGGATCCTGTACCCGCTGGTTACTTGTGTTTCCGTGGCCGTCCTGATGATCCGAGCCACCCTCAACTTGGTGCAGGCAGAGCGATTGTTCTACAGCTGGGACATGGCTCTACAGACGGAGACGGTGCGGTCCTTCGGCAGGGAATCTGTGCTGTGCATCCAGCGAGGACACATACAGGATATTGTTCTCAACGAAGTCATTGAAGAT TTAGATGTGAAGTATATGCTGATATTAAGAACGAAAGGAAGCCAGTTCAAGACACGGCCCATCGTACCCCTATTTAAT AGCCAATCTCCCTCTTTTGAGTGTCTGCAGCACTTATATCGGGTCCTGCACGGATATTGGCTGAACACCGCAAAGGATCGATCGGAGCAGTCCTACAGCAAGGACAAACAATACTTAGTGAAGTCGTAG